A window of Streptomyces sp. DG1A-41 contains these coding sequences:
- a CDS encoding cystathionine beta-synthase has product MQFHDSMISLVGNTPLVRLNSVTKGIRATVLAKVEYFNPGGSVKDRIALRMIEAAEESGALKPGGTIVEPTSGNTGVGLAIVAQQKGYKCIFVCPDKVSTDKINVLRAYGAEVVVCPTAVDPEHPDSYYNVSDRLVRETPGAWKPDQYSNPNNPLSHYHSTGPELWEQTEGRITHFVAGVGTGGTISGTGRYLKEISDGKVKVIGADPEGSVYSGGSGRPYLVEGVGEDFWPTAYDRTVADEIVAVSDKDSFQMTRRLAKEEGLLVGGSCGMAVVAALEVAERLGPDDVVVVLLPDSGRGYLSKIFNDEWMADYGFLEDAGPSARVADVLNDKEGDRMPSLVHMHPDETVGQAIEVLREYGVSQMPVVKPGAGHPDVMAAEVVGSVVERELLDALFSKSASLDDPLEKHMSGPLPQVGSGEPVADLMAVLGKADAAIVLVEGKPTGVVSRQDLLSFLARSAK; this is encoded by the coding sequence GTGCAGTTCCACGACTCGATGATCAGTCTCGTCGGCAACACCCCGCTGGTGAGGCTCAACAGCGTGACCAAGGGCATCAGGGCGACCGTCCTGGCCAAGGTGGAGTACTTCAACCCCGGCGGTTCCGTGAAGGACCGCATCGCCCTGCGCATGATCGAGGCGGCCGAGGAGAGCGGCGCGCTCAAGCCGGGCGGCACCATCGTCGAGCCGACCAGTGGGAACACCGGGGTGGGCCTCGCCATCGTGGCGCAGCAGAAGGGGTACAAGTGCATCTTCGTGTGCCCTGACAAGGTGAGCACCGACAAGATCAACGTGCTGCGCGCGTACGGCGCCGAGGTCGTCGTCTGCCCGACCGCCGTGGACCCCGAGCACCCGGACTCCTACTACAACGTCTCCGACCGGCTGGTCCGTGAGACGCCCGGCGCCTGGAAGCCCGACCAGTACTCCAACCCGAACAACCCCCTCTCCCACTACCACTCCACCGGCCCCGAGCTGTGGGAGCAGACGGAGGGGAGGATCACCCACTTCGTGGCGGGCGTGGGCACCGGCGGCACCATCTCCGGGACCGGCCGCTATCTGAAGGAGATCAGCGACGGCAAGGTGAAGGTCATCGGCGCCGACCCCGAAGGGTCCGTCTACTCCGGCGGTTCCGGGCGGCCGTACCTCGTCGAGGGTGTCGGTGAGGACTTCTGGCCGACCGCCTACGACCGGACCGTCGCGGACGAGATCGTGGCCGTGTCCGACAAGGACTCCTTCCAGATGACCCGCCGCCTGGCCAAGGAGGAGGGCCTGCTGGTGGGCGGCTCCTGCGGGATGGCGGTCGTCGCCGCCCTGGAGGTCGCCGAGCGGCTCGGCCCGGACGACGTCGTCGTGGTCCTGCTGCCGGACAGCGGCCGCGGCTACCTCAGCAAGATCTTCAACGACGAGTGGATGGCCGACTACGGCTTCCTGGAGGACGCGGGCCCCAGCGCCCGCGTCGCCGACGTCCTGAACGACAAGGAGGGCGACCGCATGCCCTCCCTCGTCCACATGCACCCGGACGAGACGGTCGGCCAGGCCATCGAGGTGCTGCGCGAGTACGGCGTCTCCCAGATGCCGGTCGTCAAGCCGGGCGCGGGCCACCCCGACGTGATGGCCGCCGAGGTCGTCGGCTCGGTCGTGGAACGCGAGCTGCTGGACGCGCTGTTCAGCAAGAGCGCCTCGCTCGACGACCCGCTGGAGAAGCACATGTCCGGCCCGCTGCCCCAGGTCGGCTCCGGCGAACCCGTCGCCGACCTGATGGCCGTCCTCGGCAAGGCGGACGCGGCGATCGTCCTCGTCGAGGGCAAGCCGACCGGTGTGGTCAGCCGGCAGGACCTGCTGTCCTTCCTCGCCCGGTCCGCGAAGTGA
- a CDS encoding SGNH/GDSL hydrolase family protein → MTSMSRARVARRIAAGAAYGGGGIGLAGAAAVGLLLAEVQLARRRVGNGTSPHVPNADGLYGRTYTVPTDVPLRLTMLGDSTAAGQGVHRAGQTPGALLASGLAALAERPVELRTVATPGARSDDLDRQVALVLADADPVPDICVIMVGANDVTHRMPPTRSVRHLSSAVRRLRTAGAEVVVGTCPDLGTIEPVQQPLRWLARRASRQLAAAQTIGVVEQGGRTVSLGDLLGPEFAANPRELFGPDNYHPSAEGYATAAMAVLPTVCASLGLWPAEEERPDASRREGFLPVARAAAEAASEAGTEVAAAMPSGPRGPWALLKRRRRRRVPEQEPAPVTPSK, encoded by the coding sequence ATGACGAGCATGTCGAGGGCGCGGGTGGCCCGGCGTATCGCGGCGGGCGCGGCGTACGGCGGTGGCGGGATCGGGCTGGCCGGGGCGGCCGCCGTGGGGCTGCTGCTGGCGGAGGTGCAGCTGGCGCGGCGCCGGGTGGGCAACGGCACGTCTCCTCATGTGCCGAACGCGGACGGGCTGTACGGCCGTACGTACACCGTCCCCACCGACGTACCGCTGCGGCTGACGATGCTGGGCGACTCCACGGCCGCCGGCCAGGGCGTGCACCGGGCCGGGCAGACCCCGGGGGCGCTGCTGGCCTCGGGCCTCGCGGCACTGGCGGAACGCCCGGTGGAGCTGCGCACGGTGGCGACGCCCGGGGCCCGCTCGGACGACCTGGACCGCCAGGTGGCCCTGGTGCTGGCCGATGCCGACCCGGTGCCCGACATCTGCGTGATCATGGTCGGCGCGAACGACGTCACCCACCGCATGCCCCCGACCCGCTCGGTCCGCCACCTGTCCTCGGCCGTACGGCGGCTGCGCACGGCGGGCGCGGAGGTCGTGGTCGGCACCTGCCCCGACCTGGGCACGATCGAGCCGGTCCAGCAACCCTTGCGCTGGCTGGCCCGACGGGCCTCCCGCCAGCTGGCGGCCGCCCAGACGATCGGAGTCGTCGAACAGGGCGGCCGCACCGTGTCCCTGGGCGACCTGCTCGGCCCCGAGTTCGCCGCGAACCCGCGCGAGCTGTTCGGCCCGGACAACTACCACCCCTCCGCCGAGGGCTACGCGACGGCGGCGATGGCGGTCCTGCCGACCGTCTGCGCCTCCCTCGGCCTGTGGCCGGCCGAGGAGGAGCGCCCGGACGCCTCCCGCCGCGAGGGGTTCCTGCCGGTGGCCCGGGCGGCGGCGGAGGCCGCGTCGGAGGCGGGAACGGAGGTCGCGGCCGCGATGCCGAGCGGGCCACGGGGCCCGTGGGCCCTGCTGAAGCGTCGGCGACGCCGGCGGGTACCCGAGCAGGAACCGGCCCCTGTCACACCCTCCAAGTGA
- a CDS encoding acetyl-CoA C-acetyltransferase: MPEAVIVSAARSPIGRAVKGSLKDLRPDDLTATIVQAALAKVPELDPKDIDDLMLGCGLPGGEQGHNLGRIVAVHMGMDHLPGCTITRYCSSSLQTSRMALHAIKAGEGDVFISAGVEMVSRYANGSSDMPGTHNPLFAEAEARTAEVAQSEGSTWHDPREDGLLPDPYIAMGQTAENLARAKGITRQDMDEFGVRSQNLAEEAIKNGFWEREITPVTLPDGTVVSKDDGPRAGVTLEGVQGLKPVFRPDGLVTAGNCCPLNDGAAALVIMSDTKARELGLTPLARIVSTGVSGLSPEIMGLGPVEASNQALKRAGLTIDDIDLVEINEAFAAQVIPSYRDLGIPLEKLNVNGGAIAVGHPFGMTGARITTTLINSLQFHDKQFGLETMCVGGGQGMAMVIERLS; this comes from the coding sequence ATGCCCGAAGCCGTGATCGTCTCAGCCGCCCGCTCCCCCATCGGCCGCGCCGTCAAGGGCTCCCTCAAGGACCTCCGCCCGGACGACCTCACCGCCACGATCGTCCAGGCCGCCCTGGCCAAGGTCCCCGAGCTGGACCCGAAGGACATCGACGACCTGATGCTCGGCTGCGGCCTGCCCGGCGGCGAGCAGGGCCACAACCTCGGCCGCATCGTCGCCGTACACATGGGGATGGACCACCTGCCGGGCTGCACCATCACCCGGTACTGCTCCTCCTCCCTCCAGACCTCCCGCATGGCCCTGCACGCCATCAAGGCGGGCGAGGGCGACGTCTTCATCTCGGCCGGCGTCGAGATGGTCTCCCGGTACGCCAACGGCAGCTCGGACATGCCCGGCACGCACAACCCCCTCTTCGCCGAGGCCGAGGCCCGCACCGCCGAGGTCGCCCAGTCCGAGGGCTCCACCTGGCACGACCCGCGCGAGGACGGCCTGCTGCCCGACCCGTACATCGCGATGGGCCAGACCGCCGAGAACCTGGCCCGCGCCAAGGGCATCACCCGCCAGGACATGGACGAGTTCGGCGTCCGCTCGCAGAACCTCGCCGAAGAGGCCATCAAGAACGGCTTCTGGGAGCGCGAGATCACCCCGGTGACCCTCCCCGACGGCACGGTCGTCTCCAAGGACGACGGCCCCCGCGCCGGCGTCACCCTGGAGGGCGTCCAGGGCCTCAAGCCGGTCTTCCGCCCCGACGGCCTGGTCACGGCCGGCAACTGCTGCCCGCTGAACGACGGCGCCGCCGCGCTCGTGATCATGTCCGACACCAAGGCCCGCGAGCTGGGCCTCACCCCGCTCGCCCGCATCGTGTCGACCGGCGTCTCCGGCCTCTCGCCCGAGATCATGGGCCTCGGCCCGGTCGAGGCGAGCAACCAGGCCCTGAAGCGGGCCGGGCTGACCATCGACGACATCGACCTGGTCGAGATCAACGAGGCGTTCGCCGCCCAGGTGATCCCCTCCTACCGCGACCTGGGCATCCCGCTGGAGAAGCTGAACGTCAACGGCGGCGCCATCGCCGTCGGCCACCCCTTCGGCATGACCGGCGCCCGCATCACCACCACGCTCATCAACTCGCTCCAGTTCCACGACAAGCAGTTCGGCCTGGAGACGATGTGCGTCGGCGGCGGCCAGGGCATGGCCATGGTCATCGAGCGCCTCAGCTGA
- a CDS encoding DUF4287 domain-containing protein gives MSQVFSEETHRNMLARIPHCTGREISDWLRTVEEGPALFRFEEKVSWLRHEHNLAYGHAKAIIHEYDLRRAARKLL, from the coding sequence ATGTCCCAAGTCTTCTCCGAAGAGACCCATCGCAACATGCTCGCCCGCATCCCCCATTGCACCGGTCGTGAGATATCCGACTGGCTTCGCACCGTCGAAGAAGGCCCGGCACTCTTCCGCTTCGAGGAAAAGGTCAGCTGGCTCCGGCACGAACACAACCTCGCGTACGGCCACGCCAAGGCGATCATCCATGAGTACGACCTGAGGAGGGCCGCGCGCAAACTGCTCTAG
- a CDS encoding Bax inhibitor-1/YccA family protein, whose product MRSRNPVFSRRGFSRDNGYAGFNTAPQAGGPAVATQGNPYAQPTGNPYAQNPYAQNPYAQQDVQYGAPPQAPATTGRMTIDDVVLRTASTLGVLILTAALSWALLPVDDANISRSYGIGIGAALIGMVLAFVQAFKRKASPALILTYAAFEGVFLGVVSNIVDSRIADGAAMQAVIGTMAVFAGVLIAYKAGWIRVNRRFYGFVMAAALGFILLMMVNLLFAVFGGGDGLGFRSGALGVVFGVIGIILGACFLALDFKQVEDGVAYGAPREEAWLAAFGLTLTLVWIYLEFLRLISILNSND is encoded by the coding sequence ATGAGGAGCAGAAACCCGGTCTTCTCGCGACGGGGGTTCAGCCGCGACAACGGCTACGCGGGCTTCAACACCGCGCCGCAGGCCGGGGGTCCCGCTGTCGCCACCCAGGGCAACCCGTACGCGCAGCCGACGGGCAACCCCTACGCGCAGAACCCGTACGCGCAGAACCCTTACGCCCAGCAGGACGTGCAGTACGGCGCGCCGCCGCAGGCCCCGGCCACCACCGGCCGGATGACCATCGACGACGTCGTCCTGCGCACGGCGAGCACCCTCGGCGTGCTCATCCTCACCGCGGCACTGTCCTGGGCCCTGCTGCCGGTCGACGACGCCAACATCAGCCGTAGCTACGGCATCGGTATCGGCGCCGCGCTGATCGGCATGGTCCTGGCGTTCGTGCAGGCCTTCAAGCGCAAGGCCTCGCCCGCGCTGATCCTGACGTACGCCGCGTTCGAGGGTGTCTTCCTCGGCGTCGTGTCCAACATCGTCGACAGCCGCATCGCCGACGGCGCGGCCATGCAGGCCGTGATCGGCACCATGGCGGTCTTCGCCGGTGTGCTGATCGCCTACAAGGCCGGCTGGATCCGAGTCAACCGCCGCTTCTACGGCTTCGTGATGGCGGCCGCGCTCGGCTTCATCCTGCTGATGATGGTGAACCTGCTGTTCGCGGTGTTCGGCGGCGGTGACGGCCTCGGCTTCCGCAGCGGTGCCCTCGGTGTCGTCTTCGGCGTCATCGGCATCATCCTCGGCGCGTGCTTCCTCGCCCTGGACTTCAAGCAGGTCGAGGACGGCGTCGCCTACGGCGCACCGCGCGAGGAGGCGTGGCTCGCGGCCTTCGGCCTCACGCTGACGCTGGTGTGGATCTACCTGGAGTTCCTGAGGCTCATCTCGATCCTCAACAGCAACGACTAG
- a CDS encoding ABC transporter ATP-binding protein, with protein sequence MTTAPLTDRATTVAARATDLSKIYGQGETQVVALDRVSVDFRQAEFTAIMGPSGSGKSTLMHCVAGLDTFSSGSVRIGDTELGSLKDKQLTKLRRDKIGFIFQAFNLLPTLTALENITLPMDIAGRKPDKQWLDSVIAMVGLADRLGHRPAQLSGGQQQRVAVARALASRPEIIFGDEPTGNLDSRSGAEVLGFLRNSVRELGQTVVMVTHDPVAAAYADRVIFLADGRIVDEMYRPTAESVLDRMKAFDAKGRTS encoded by the coding sequence GTGACCACCGCACCGCTCACCGACCGGGCCACCACCGTGGCCGCGCGCGCCACGGATCTGTCGAAGATCTACGGACAGGGTGAGACCCAGGTGGTCGCCCTGGACCGGGTCTCCGTCGACTTCCGGCAGGCCGAGTTCACCGCGATCATGGGTCCCTCCGGCTCCGGCAAGTCGACCCTGATGCACTGCGTGGCCGGTCTCGACACCTTCTCCTCCGGATCGGTGCGCATCGGCGACACCGAGCTCGGCTCCCTGAAGGACAAGCAGCTGACCAAGCTGCGCCGGGACAAGATCGGCTTCATCTTCCAGGCGTTCAACCTGCTGCCGACCCTGACGGCCCTGGAGAACATCACCCTCCCGATGGACATCGCGGGCCGCAAGCCGGACAAGCAGTGGCTGGACTCCGTCATCGCGATGGTCGGTCTGGCGGACCGGCTCGGCCACCGGCCCGCACAGCTGTCGGGCGGTCAGCAGCAGCGTGTCGCCGTGGCCCGGGCGCTGGCCTCCCGGCCCGAGATCATCTTCGGTGACGAGCCCACCGGGAACCTCGACTCGCGCTCCGGCGCCGAGGTGCTGGGCTTCCTGCGCAACTCCGTGCGCGAACTGGGCCAGACGGTGGTGATGGTGACGCACGACCCGGTGGCCGCGGCCTACGCGGATCGGGTGATCTTCCTCGCGGACGGCCGGATCGTCGACGAGATGTACCGGCCGACGGCCGAGTCGGTCCTGGACCGCATGAAGGCGTTCGACGCCAAGGGCCGCACCAGCTGA
- a CDS encoding ABC transporter permease, with amino-acid sequence MFRTALRNVLAHKARLLMTVLAVMLGVAFVSGTLVFTNTISDAFQKSSAKGFDQVDVAMTAGYQDAEGDQAGKHHDLTEAVLERSERVPGAASAIGVVQGFTAIADKDGKLIGDGFQSQGGNYWGTKDPRYPLVSGHAPKGRGEILIDSETAERAGYQVGDTVRMSVDGPVLTPKITGVFTTDDGNVAAGGSLTLFDTATAQKLFGKAGVYDQIDVKAKPGVTQAALKAELDKALPKGTVETTTGKQLADDQAEAIARSMSGMQTAMLVFAGIALFVGTFIIANTFTMLVAQRTRELALMRAVGASRRQVTRSVLIEAFVVGAVAAVTGLLAGIGIGAGLRSLMGSFGGTVPDGPLIIRPATIVAALAVGILVTMLAAWLPGRRAAKIPPVAAMNSLHAKATTKSLVLRNTLGALVSAAGIAVVLVATTMDGSDGQMPMGLGAVLLIIGVFILTPLLSRPLIAAAAPVLRAFGVSGKLARQNSVRNPRRTAATASALMIGLTLITGMTVMAGSLQQAIEKMASSSVKADYVVSMANGNALSPDVEKKLERTDGVTATSPMLNAASRIDGRTEYLTGVNGGAIGELAGPKVDAGSFEVGGTRVVVDSETAESSGWKAGSAFTVSYEDGKKQRLTVAGTYESNDFLSGILLDQATLAPHVSDPYNMKVMVKTAGGTSGATQDKLEKALGTNPAIKVQDKKDISNEIAQMFTLMLNMVYGLLAMAVIVAVLGVVNTLAMSVFERSQEIGMLRAIGLDRKGIKRMVRLESLVISLFGAVLGIGLGVFFGWAAGELLATKLATYELVLPWARMGVFLLLAATVGVLAALWPARRAARLNMLEAIKAE; translated from the coding sequence ATGTTCCGTACCGCCTTGCGCAATGTGCTCGCGCACAAGGCCCGGCTCCTGATGACCGTCCTCGCCGTGATGCTCGGCGTGGCTTTCGTGTCGGGGACCCTGGTCTTCACCAACACCATCTCCGACGCCTTCCAGAAGAGTTCCGCCAAGGGCTTCGACCAGGTCGACGTCGCCATGACGGCGGGCTACCAGGACGCCGAGGGCGACCAGGCCGGCAAGCACCACGACTTGACCGAGGCCGTCCTCGAGAGGAGTGAGCGGGTTCCCGGGGCCGCGTCCGCCATCGGGGTCGTGCAGGGCTTCACCGCCATCGCCGACAAGGACGGCAAGCTCATCGGCGACGGCTTCCAGTCGCAGGGCGGCAACTACTGGGGCACCAAGGACCCCCGCTACCCGCTCGTCAGCGGCCACGCCCCCAAGGGCCGGGGCGAGATCCTCATCGACTCCGAGACGGCCGAGCGCGCCGGCTACCAAGTCGGCGACACCGTGCGGATGTCGGTCGACGGGCCGGTCCTGACCCCGAAGATCACCGGCGTCTTCACCACCGACGACGGCAACGTCGCGGCCGGCGGCAGCCTCACCCTGTTCGACACGGCGACCGCCCAGAAGCTGTTCGGCAAGGCGGGCGTGTACGACCAGATCGACGTCAAGGCGAAGCCGGGCGTCACGCAGGCCGCGCTGAAGGCGGAGCTGGACAAGGCGCTGCCGAAGGGCACCGTCGAGACCACCACCGGCAAGCAGCTCGCCGACGACCAGGCGGAGGCGATCGCCCGGTCGATGAGCGGCATGCAGACGGCCATGCTGGTCTTCGCCGGCATCGCCCTGTTCGTCGGCACGTTCATCATCGCCAACACCTTCACCATGCTGGTCGCCCAGCGCACCAGGGAGCTGGCGCTGATGCGGGCGGTCGGCGCCTCACGCCGGCAGGTGACGCGGTCGGTGCTCATCGAGGCGTTCGTGGTCGGCGCGGTCGCCGCCGTGACCGGGCTGCTCGCGGGTATCGGCATCGGGGCCGGACTGCGCTCGCTGATGGGCTCGTTCGGCGGGACCGTGCCCGACGGGCCGCTGATCATCAGGCCCGCCACGATCGTCGCCGCCCTCGCCGTCGGCATCCTGGTCACCATGCTGGCGGCATGGCTGCCGGGCCGCCGTGCCGCGAAGATCCCGCCGGTGGCGGCCATGAACAGCCTGCACGCCAAGGCCACGACCAAGTCGCTGGTGCTGCGCAACACGCTGGGCGCCCTGGTCTCGGCCGCGGGCATAGCGGTGGTCCTGGTGGCCACGACGATGGACGGCTCGGACGGCCAGATGCCCATGGGCCTCGGCGCTGTGCTGCTGATCATCGGCGTGTTCATCCTGACGCCGCTGCTGTCCCGCCCGCTGATCGCCGCCGCGGCGCCCGTGCTGCGCGCCTTCGGCGTCTCCGGCAAGCTGGCCCGGCAGAACTCGGTGCGCAACCCGCGCCGTACGGCCGCCACCGCCTCCGCGCTGATGATCGGCCTGACCCTGATCACCGGCATGACGGTGATGGCGGGCAGCCTCCAGCAGGCCATCGAGAAGATGGCGTCGTCCTCGGTCAAGGCGGACTACGTGGTGTCCATGGCGAACGGCAACGCGCTGTCGCCGGACGTCGAGAAGAAGCTGGAGCGGACCGACGGCGTCACCGCCACCAGCCCGATGCTCAACGCGGCATCCCGGATCGACGGCCGGACCGAGTACCTGACCGGCGTCAACGGCGGCGCGATCGGCGAGCTGGCCGGCCCGAAGGTCGACGCCGGTTCCTTCGAGGTCGGCGGCACCCGGGTCGTCGTGGACAGCGAGACCGCCGAGTCCTCCGGCTGGAAGGCGGGTTCCGCCTTCACCGTCTCCTACGAGGACGGCAAGAAGCAGAGGCTGACGGTCGCCGGGACCTACGAGAGCAACGACTTCCTGAGCGGCATCCTGCTCGACCAGGCGACCCTCGCCCCGCACGTGTCGGACCCGTACAACATGAAGGTCATGGTGAAGACCGCAGGCGGCACGTCCGGCGCGACCCAGGACAAGCTGGAGAAGGCCCTCGGCACCAACCCGGCCATCAAGGTCCAGGACAAGAAGGACATCTCCAACGAGATCGCGCAGATGTTCACGCTGATGCTGAACATGGTCTACGGCCTGCTCGCCATGGCGGTGATCGTGGCGGTCCTCGGAGTCGTCAACACCCTCGCCATGTCGGTCTTCGAGCGCTCCCAGGAGATCGGCATGCTGCGGGCGATCGGCCTGGACCGCAAGGGCATCAAGCGGATGGTCCGCCTGGAGTCCCTGGTGATCTCCCTGTTCGGCGCGGTGCTGGGCATCGGCCTGGGCGTGTTCTTCGGCTGGGCGGCCGGTGAGCTGCTGGCCACGAAGCTCGCGACGTACGAACTGGTCCTGCCCTGGGCGCGGATGGGTGTCTTCCTGCTGCTGGCCGCGACGGTGGGCGTCCTCGCCGCGCTGTGGCCGGCCCGGCGGGCGGCCCGGCTGAACATGCTGGAGGCCATCAAGGCGGAGTAG
- a CDS encoding cyclopropane-fatty-acyl-phospholipid synthase family protein — MADAAPRLQGLFAQLLGAPLPVRIRAWDGSQAGPPGAPVLVVRNRRALRRLLWKPGELGLARAWVAGDLDIEGDLYTTLDLLAGHIWERGEDARTLAQALRDPEIRSAVRGLVKLAGPPLPPAPPREETRSPRRHLHTKRSDRRAISHHYDVGNDFYEIVLGPSMVYSCAYWPSPDSTLEQAQHDKLELVCGKLGPSPGQRLLDVGCGWGSMAVHAAREHGVSVVGITLSQEQAAYARKRVADEGLTDKVEIRVQDYRDVRDGPYDAISSIGMAEHVGAERYLEYATHLHGLLKPGGRLLNHQIARRPQRDETAYNVDAFIDSYVFPDGELQPVGITVAQLERAGFEVRDVESIREHYGLTLRQWVARLEDGWERAVRLTSPGRARVWRLYMAASALAFEHNRIGVNQVLAVRTSESGESGMPLRARTWN, encoded by the coding sequence ATGGCAGACGCCGCGCCGCGGCTCCAGGGCCTCTTCGCACAGTTGCTGGGAGCACCGCTACCCGTGCGCATCCGCGCCTGGGACGGTTCGCAGGCGGGCCCGCCGGGCGCGCCGGTCCTGGTCGTACGCAACCGCCGCGCCCTGCGCCGCCTGCTGTGGAAGCCGGGCGAACTCGGTCTGGCCCGGGCCTGGGTGGCGGGCGACCTCGACATCGAGGGTGACCTCTACACCACCCTCGACCTGCTGGCCGGCCACATCTGGGAGCGCGGCGAGGACGCCCGCACTCTCGCCCAGGCCCTGCGCGACCCCGAAATCCGCTCCGCCGTCCGCGGGCTCGTCAAGCTCGCCGGGCCCCCGCTGCCGCCCGCCCCGCCCCGCGAGGAGACCCGCAGCCCCCGCCGCCACCTGCACACCAAGCGCAGCGACAGACGCGCCATCAGCCACCACTACGACGTCGGCAACGACTTCTACGAAATCGTCCTCGGCCCGTCCATGGTGTACTCCTGCGCCTACTGGCCCAGCCCCGACAGCACCCTCGAACAGGCCCAGCACGACAAGCTCGAACTGGTCTGCGGCAAGCTCGGCCCGAGCCCCGGTCAGCGGCTGCTCGACGTCGGCTGCGGCTGGGGCTCGATGGCCGTCCACGCCGCCCGCGAGCACGGCGTGAGCGTCGTCGGCATCACGCTCTCCCAGGAGCAGGCCGCGTACGCCCGCAAGCGCGTCGCCGACGAGGGCCTCACCGACAAGGTCGAGATCCGGGTGCAGGACTACCGCGACGTCCGCGACGGGCCCTACGACGCGATCTCCTCCATCGGCATGGCCGAACACGTCGGCGCCGAGCGGTACCTGGAGTACGCCACCCACCTGCACGGGCTCCTCAAGCCCGGCGGGCGGCTCCTCAACCACCAGATCGCCCGCCGCCCCCAGCGGGACGAGACGGCGTACAACGTCGACGCGTTCATCGACTCGTACGTCTTCCCCGACGGTGAGCTCCAGCCCGTCGGCATCACCGTCGCCCAGCTGGAGCGCGCCGGGTTCGAGGTGCGCGACGTGGAGTCGATCCGCGAGCACTACGGCCTGACCCTGCGCCAGTGGGTCGCCCGCCTGGAGGACGGCTGGGAGCGTGCCGTCCGGCTCACCAGCCCCGGCCGGGCCCGAGTCTGGCGCCTGTACATGGCCGCCTCGGCGCTCGCCTTCGAACACAACCGCATCGGCGTCAACCAGGTCCTGGCCGTGCGGACCTCCGAATCGGGCGAGTCGGGCATGCCGCTGCGCGCCCGTACCTGGAACTGA